The window ctttttagactgtgagccctttggggacagggatccatcttatttatttattatttattatttctctgtgtaaactgccctgagccatttttggaagggtggtatagaaattgaataaataaatgaataaataactccTGGAAGATAAGTGAATATGATGGACAGCTACCAGGAAAAGTTTAGTGCTATATGCAGGTGTATTTCCTCAGAACCTGGGATACAAAAAACCCAGCTGCACATCAAATGCTTTTGTTAAGTAATTAGTACATGTAAAAAACGTAAATGTTTAGCAGTTGCATACCATATATCTTGTAACTGTTTCATTCCAGTAACTTGAGAGGGATGTTGGATGGCCTTATAGGGATCAGGAAATATGAGTGACGTGTGCACTTCTTTGTAATGTTTAAAATGGAACCTCTGTATCTATGCACTTCTGCAGTGTAGAAGTGCTGCTGAAACAAAGTTTCGTGCATTCCACTGCAGGAGATACACAAACTCCATGTTAAATGTTATAAAAAAGCAAGAATAACAAGTGTGGTTTACATAAAccaaaaatatttttcatttaaCTTGTATTCATATTTTCGCTgataaattttaattattttttatttatctaaaacatttgtataccgcccaaaacgcaagtctctgggcagtttacaacaaaacaataaaaacagataaaaagattagaacattacaacaattaaaatttaacacgttaaaactattaaacacacaattaaaacaatatctaattaaaaggctgggtgaacaaatgcatcttggctgctgttttaaaagttgtaagagatggggaagctcttatttcagcaggaagtgtgttccaaagccttggggcagcaatggagaaggcccgttcctgagtagccaccagatgagccagtggcaactgcagacaaacctctccagatgatctcaatgggtggtgtggttcatagcaaagaaggcattctcttaaatacctgaggcccaagctgtttagagtttTATAGGTTAAACTTGCTACAAAGGGAATTTTTCCAAATTTCTGAATACCCTAAATGGCTgtaccttagaacagttagtcatagAACCAGCAGGAGGGGAaggtgaccctggacttaatgctATGTGGCACTCAAGTTCTGATGCAAGATGTGTTATTGAAACAGTTTGGGaaaagtggcttacatacagcacagTGAGCTGCACATCTAATGCGAGCTCACTGGCTGTGTGAGACTCGCTATTCCATCCATGCTCCTTGTTAAAGTGGAAGAGATTCTAAATGAATGATGCAGTGTGCCATCACAGCTTCGCCTGACTCCCAGCACTCCCAGTGGAGTAGGGAGGATGCACATGGTAAGATGGTTTCCCTCCTTGGTTCACCGACTAGAGCTGTGCTAAAGAGCTCTTCCTAAAATACTAAAATCCTACCAATTAGCTGTTCTAGTGAAGAAATATATGGAGCATGactcctgccgccaccaccttgACCACTGATTGGCAGAAAACTAGCATTTTTAAAGCTAATAGCCATGCATTCTGTGTGTAAAATATTTGAGGTGTAAACATACAAACAACTCAAGGCAGACATAAGCACAAGGTTCCGTCTATAATCTGGTTTGTTACTCACCTTGTTATGTaaatattatgaaaaatatttttgatttaTGTAAACCACGCTTTCTATTCCTGCTTTTTTATAATGTTTAACATGGAGTTTGTGTAACTCCCATCTGCAGTGAAATGCACAAAGCTTTGTTTCAACTGCACCTACATTGCAACTGCATGAGTACACAGATACAGAAGTTCCATTTTAAACATTACAAAGAAGTGCACACGTCACTTGTATTTCCTGATCCCTATAAGGCCATCCAACATCACTCTTTACATAATGTAAAACTTACGTAATGTAGAACTGCAGATTCAGGATATCCCACTACTAAGTGAAACATAACTGCAGATTAGGTCCTTGAAATCAATGTCTTCTGTATGCTTTTATCTAGTGGGGTGTTTGTTTCCTTCTACAAATGAACAAGTATGCAGTTCTATTTCATTGTACTAAACTGTGATGTAAAGCAGGGGTAGGGAACCTTGACTCTCCAACTGCTGTTGAACaactccatcattcccagccacaatttgtttattaaattgtgtctgggaatgatgggatttgtagttcaacagcagctgaagagccaaggttccTTATTCCTGATCCACAGAAATGTGTTCTGAATGTGGGAAAAGATTTTCACGCACACAGCAGCTATTTTTCCCCATGCAAGCAGTTTGCACAATGAAAATCAATTTCTGAAACATTATTGCACATACACAAGACATTTCATATGGCGAATTATTCTCCTGAGTGCCTTGTATTGCATAGTTACATCTCTAAGGCCTGCATAGAAAAGTTTTATTGTGCACTTAGCTGCCTGAATCATGAGCTATACTGTGGTTATGAAAATCTAGAAAGTGTGACGCTGAAggtcctgccatttaaattaatgaATGATACCTTCATAgcttgttttggggtttttttaagattATAAATCACTTTGAGGACCCTTGATGCTGGAAGGTGTGggattaaaatgattttaattttaaaaaaattaaaaatctattttttcaAAGTTAGATCTTCTGTTGACAAATTATGTAGTAAAATCATTGTATTTGAATAGTGTATATTCAGTAAACTGTATGACTCAAAAGCATTTATTACTGCCTTTTTTGTTATACCTTTCTTTAGCTCAGTTTTGTAAGGTCAGTTAACAATAACTGGATGTAGGTTATACAAACTTTCAACAATGGTATTTGTTTTGTATTCTAAAGCATCTGAGTCAGTCAGTCATAGTCAGAGCTTTCTCTGTGATCAGGATTTTCCATGCCATGACATAGTGGTGGCCCTACCACATCTAGGTATGCCTTGGTCTGTCTTTGGCTGTAAATTGTTCTGGACGTCTACCTTCTCTGTTTTCCCAGTCCTTGCTGCTCCGTAGCAAAAACTTCCCAAATAGCCTTGGGCTTTATGGAGAGCTTGTCATTAATGTCacaagagaaatataaataacatatataaataataacagaAAAGTGAGACTAGAATTGTTGTTTAGAGTAAGGATGAATTTCCTTACTCTTTCTGATCATCATATTTCTTGTATTTTTATATATCTTAGTTGAGACTTGAATAATTTAATGTAAAAGCTGCTGAGAACAATAATATCAAAAAGCTCATCCTTTGTTTTTGCATCATCTCATTTTATATGCATTAATTCTCCCCCCAAATGTTAGCCTTTTGGCATTTGTATTATGATCCTCCCAGGGATGACAAAACATTGGCCATAGAAGATTTACTATCCGATGAGCTTGAAGTGGGTAGACAGATGGAGCTATTGGAATATATAAtctgctttctttttctccaaAGAGTAAGAATGCCACCTGAATAATATGCAGATAATCTATCCCTGCTACATTTGTATAGCTCTCATTAGCATTAACTATGCTTTCAAAGTGTATATACaaaaataatttatatttattttggaTCCTCTTAGGTCTAGACCGTATTTAGCCTTATAAAACACATCTTTATCTTGAGTGAGAGATTTACTGGCTTTAATTCATGTACCAAGTGACATTGAGCCTTATTGGAACTGTATAGGTGTTTGTTTAATGTTTACATTCAGATGTCAAGTATCCATAAAAGGAAAATAACAGTTCACCCATAGCCCCCCTAGAGCTGATTCACATAACACTGCTAATGTGTCATGGTATAAGTCACTGAGCTCATGGAGAGTGCTTATATAGTTCCTAAATGGTCATCTGATAGTTTCAGTGCAGGGCAGGCCCAGATTGTAGCATAATGCATGACACTTCTGAACATGGCTTATGTTCTGTACACATGGTAAGTCCTCTGATTAATCCATGCTGAAGCAGTTAACATTTACCACAGCTCCTTAACTGCCATCCTTTCATGTTTTCAAATGGTCATAGTGAAGCAGGAACGaacccaggaacgaacctccctcATTGGGGTCAAGGGTACCCCGATACTTCAATAGATGAAATGGTCTTGTATATCGGAGGGTATTGTGTGATGGGGTGCTGAGtaatgtgcatgcatgtttgaaCTGACCACCAGTGAAATGAGAGGATTAATATTCTGAAGTAATAGCAATTACAGTAAGGGGGAGGTTTTTTGTAGACACATAGTCAATACATCCTTCTAACTTAAAATGTCAGTGAATCATAAACATGTGTACACATAGGCTGTATCCTACATCTGACCAGGCCCTGCAGCTCTTTTTAATTCCAAAAGAATAGGCTCCTCAAACTATGCCTGAGGTTCAGTGGTAGCATATTATTCAAAACTGCTACATAAGTAATTGAAAAGCATGGAGACTTTGCAGAATGTTATGACTTGGTGTGTATAAAAAGTGAACTTTATGATTTTATACATGTATGTTTATATACCTATATCTTTTATTTGCTAGGATAAAGTGTACTTTAGGTGTTTTGGGTGGTGAGTAGAAATTAAGTGGATTATTCTACTTTAGATATTTTAAGTAAAAAAGAGACCAGTGCCTATTGTGCTAATGTCTTTGTCCCTATTTTAAAGTATAAAATTGCATATCTATAGCTTTACATGTTTGGAAACCTTTACTAATGTGCCaatatctttttcttcttcttccagaaaAACAGAATGTGAGCTGGTTGCACCCGCAGTTACTTATGCAACTTACCGAGGCTCTGCAAGAATTAAGCAGTTGATCAAGAAGCAAGCAGAACTGGAACAAGCAAAAGAAATTCCAACCAGTATTAATGGTCCTAatgtcaaaaacaaaaaaaatcagacTGAAACCCTTCCAAACTTAGAAAGTATTGCAATAAAAAGAGGATCCTCATTAAAGAGGAATTCAAAACCTGAAACTAATAATGACAAAAAAGATACACAAGCAAACATCTATTTGGCAGAAAGAGACTTGGAAAAGAATTATCAGGATGTCTTGGGTAGCACTGAACACAAGGATCTGAAGAACAACATTACCTTGTTGACAGATATGGAAATCATCAAAAATTGCATTGAAGAACTAGTTTCTGTGAAACATGTATCAGTTTCCAACACACCAGAAGTTAATAGGAACCTTCTGTTAGAGCCAGTATTATTGCCAAAGGAAAGCAATTCTAGTTCCCAGAATATAGATCCTGTTAGAATGGGTTCAGCAGATAGCAGATTGGTTGAAAAGGGAGAGGAGATGTTAGGGGAAATACAAATGCAGCTTCAGACAAACAATGCTAccattgttggccttcaaaaagaaatgcatttttgtgCTTTTTCTAACACAGAAACAAAAGAGATAATGCATAGTGAGTTTTTATCTCATCCCAAAGCGGAGTCTGGTATTAATGAGCAGCAGTTGCTACAAGATAAATGTTCCTGTGATCATTGGTCTGAGGACAAGTTCCAAATAAAAACAGGCGGCCAGACAGCATATTTGAATAGCACTGTGGGGACTGTGCAGCCAGGTAGAAATAAAGTAAGCAGAAATGAAGATTCAGACACACACACGGTGACATGTGTACCTCCTTATGAAGAAGTGCTGTTGGATGTGGAACACAGCAAAGCCAGTAAAGTGATATCAAGAGCTGATCTGCCTACTTCAGCCCAATTCACAGAAACTGTTCAAGATGTTGACATACTCTGTGAAAGTAGTCCAAAAAATGAAGACGTCACAGAGTTAGTGGTACCTAGAGGTATACAAAACAGTCCTAATTGCACCACGATTTCTGAAATTGGTACTAAGAAATGTATCATGGAGAACAGCACTGTGCCTTCAATTGAAGTTGACTATGTTGAAACGACAAAAGCTTTACCTGATGCTACCGAAATAAAGAGTGCCAGTACTACTACGTCATCAGTTAAATATGAAAATGCGAAGTCCCACTTGATATGTGCTTCCTTAGAAACTGAATATGCCAGCACTGACAAAGCACCACCTGTGGATGGTATTTCTTTTATCCTTGAAGCTAAAGATGGCAGCTGCCTTCATCATACCCATACAGATCAGGATGAGAGTCTGGTCAAAACATCCAATTTCgatatttctcttcctctccttgaAAACAAAAATCCTCTTGAATTGGAAAAAACAAAGCTTATAAACAACACAGAatctgccacaatggccaaacatATTCCTTCACTTCTTAAAAATACAGAAACCTTTATGGCTAAGAGTCCAGTTGTATCTGCAGAAAATAATGATCTGTTAGTCCATGAAATGAGAAATCACTCTGAAGAGAAGACAGCTCTGGCTTCTTTTGAAATTAAAGAGGTCAGCACAATTACTCTAGCTCCTCCTACTTCTCCTTCTGAAGATGAGTGCTTGCCCAAGGGTtcccctcctgctgtgaaaccagACAATAACTGTTCTGCAATTCTTTCTTCTTCAGTATTTGCTTTGGCCAATAATTCTTTCGTCTTTGAAGATAATATCAGTTTGGATAATATGACTAAACTAGTGCCTAATTCTGAAGATGAGAGTCTGTTGGATATACCAGGTTTGTTGTCTGATAAACAGGAAGCCACTAACCGAGCTGGGAGATCCATAAGTGTAATTGCTTCTGCAGGGGCTgattatatcaaaatatgttCCTCTGTCTCTACATGTGAAAATATGCAAGCTGTAAAAAAGAAAGAGGTCTTTGGACATTGGGATCCTCTTTCTGCTGCTGATTTTGGGAGTGTGGATTCTGAATCTTTCCTGGAATCTGGAGAAGTCCTTGAAATTAAGGTTCCCTCTGGCCCTCCTGAAATGGCTAATATTAGGACTGGGACTTTGCCATGCTCTGAAGAAACGAAAGATACAGCTCTGTCATGTTCCATGCGCTCTGGGATCAGCCTGGTAAAAGAGAATCTTCCTTTTCCTACAGTAGACTGTGTATTCACTTGCAAGCCTGTTTCCCCTACTACTGCTTGCTCTAAAATTACTGCAAAATGTTCTCCTGTCTGTGAAATAATAGATGTTGCCTTGAATAACATTGATTCGCTTCCTTTTAATTCTGAAGTTAACAAGGGCAAGATTTCACCAGAATATGAATCCAGTAGGCCGCTCTTTGGATCAATATCTGAAACTGTTTGTCAAGCTCCGTTTTTGACCCCAGTTGCCTATAATGTGGAAGATATAGAACCAGTAAAGATGGTACTTGACGTGGCCCTCACtgcagaggaggaaaaggaacacAGCAGTGCCTTGGGGCAAGCAAATCGTCACTAccttgctgctgctacttcaGAAACCCCTGTTGAAATAGATGCTCAAGCAATTACTGCTTTGTTTACAAAATCAAGCAGCCAGTTTTCTGAGGAAGCACTGAAAGATGTTGAAACAGGAAAGCAAGTACAAATTAAATCCCAAGTCTTAACTGTTTTGTTTAAAAAGGCTGATGAAATAGTTGATGCAGTTCTGCACTTAGCCACAGAAGAAATAAGATCAAAGCAAGCAGCTGGTGTCTGCCAGACTAATAACATTAAGGACAGTTTATTAGGAACCAGCCTTCAAAAAGATCAGAAAACTCAAAAGATGCTGCCTGAATCAAAAGAAATCCAGTTAAGGAACTCATCATTAAAACATTATAGTGAGAGTTGTATTGGAAAGCTTCCTAAAAGTAAAAGGAAAGATATAGTTGGCACAGATAATCAAGATGAAAAGATACAGTTTGACATTGTGGATAAAATTGACCTAGATAGTTCAATAGCACTAAAAGCTAAAGAAATAATTGATGATGTTATTAATGCAGCCAAGCAAAAACTGGCATGTGATCAACAGGAGGAACATCTGGGTAAGGACCTTTCTCAAAGTATGGCCCTCGGATCTAAGACTGAAGCATCAGAGAGACTGACGGCTGATGGTGAATTGACAGCTAAACTTCCCAAAATAATAGAGGCACCCTTGCATTTAAATCCATTATCCCAGGCAGTTACACACAATGTAATGTGCAAGCATGAAGTAACAAATTCCTCATCACCCTTGTATGTTAATAGTAAAGATGACAGTGGTGGGGTACCAAATGTGCTTGCATACCAAATTAGAGGTGAATTGTCTGATTCCAGAGATAGGATAGAAACCAGTACTGCTGAAATAGGTAATGGCAAAAACAGTAAAGGTATCAGTGAAACTACACATGTGGCAGATGATGCTGACAGTACAACTAAATATCATTTATATGCAGTAAATGGAGAGGCTGTTATGACTGAAGAACAATTACCATCATGCCCAACTGTGCCAGCAAATGTGCCATCCTTTAACTCAAATGTTAATGTGCATATCTGTCTTTCTAGCAAGTCTAAAGGTGAATGTGATATTTTAGGTAAACTTGGAAGTAGTGTAGGGAGAGAGCTGCCTCAATGCATCTGCAAAGAGGTTGAGGTTGCTGCAGTGGTAACAGAGGAACCGCATGAAAAGTGTTATGAAATAGACAGTGAAATGGGCTATGACAAAATGAAGGAAGCTTGTGCAATACCACAGGATACAAATGGATTGAGTCCCCAGTTCAGTATTTCTGAATCCTCTGTAATGAACAATTCAGCAAAGATCGACTTGAACGCAGATTTTGCCTGTGAAGAAGCAGCCCTCACTCGACCAGGTTTAGCTATGTCAGATGTGCTCAAGGAAAATTACTTAGAAAATCTTGATGGAGAGAactccccaaagtggtttgctgCTTCTCCACCAAAGGAATGGGGATGTAATTCTTCATTTACTATTTTGTATGAAGGCGCTCTTCAAGACGAAAGCTTTACCTTTTCAACAGAAAAACCAGAGCATCCCTTTTCACCGCTTCCTGACCTTTCCCCGGACAATATCCAGCATCTTCTGGTGTGTGAAACGGCCAAAAGCAAATTTGCGTCTGTCCAGCCTTATGAAGAAAGCAGCCAATTAAATGAGATTCTGGACAACACTTGTTCAGAATCATTTATGGCAGTGGAGGCAAAGCGATGCAGAGTTTATCCCTTCTCTTTATCGCCAATATATGAAGATGATAGCTCACAAGAGGACTTACTGTCCACTGATGTCTCACCAGGGTGTCCTAGTGAAAAATCAAGAGATGGCAGTAACTATTCCTTGTCTGTCTTATCACTTCTGCAGTCAGTGTCTGAACGGTTAAAAACTAATAACCACTGctgtgaagaggaagaggaacttGCAGAAGAAGACAGATTGGAGTATGAAAAAGAAGTGTGCATTCCCAGTCACTTGTTGGAAAATTCAAGCACTGAAATCTCAGAAAACATTCATGAGAGAAATTGGCTTTCCAGACACTCAAAAATTTTTTCCAGTGAAGCATGTAGCTCAGAAAAGGCCTTATCTTTTAGTTCCATACAGTCAGCTTCGTCTGATCCAAGTCTGACCCTAGTCACAAAGCCCTTTTCCAAAAGTTTATACTATGACTATTTGCAAAGTGCAAGAAGTTACTCTGGTGATAAGGGAACCAGATTTGGAAGCCATTTGTTGCCAAGAGATCAGCAGCCAGAAGATGATGATTTGCAACAATTGTCAGCATTTCAAGTGGTAAGGTGCTTTCCATTAATTGTATGTGTGTAATTAATCTGTTGCCAGCATTGATGTGTTTTTCTCATGACTAACTTGGATATTTCATTGTTggatttttaaactaattttaatatcattattaagGATATGTTCTATAACAAAGCTGAAGGAACAGGAATGAATGAACATTGTGAAGACAGAGGACTTTTTTTGTTTAATGGAGTATTGTCCCATGAGATATTTCAGGGGAAGAAAGATGAACATGATTTTGTTACACCCTTATATGAACTCTTACAAGTCACCCAGTGTGGAGAAGATCCCATTACGTATTCGACAGGAAAGGAGACATATTGGACGAGTTCTCATAATCAATGTGATGTCAGTTTGACAGAAATCTGTGCACGCAATCCTGCAgagcatgtcatgtgaactcaggatttttctGTGATCTCTAGTTGACAACGCAGCAACACGATGTGGAACTAAGATCTTTATTTGGAATCTGAAGTCAGCTTTCCcatatctaggaacataggaaactgccatatactgagtcagaccattggtctatctagctcagtattgtcttcacagactggcagtggcttctccaaggttgcaggcaggaatttctctcagccctatcttggagaagccagggagggaacttgaaaccttctgctcttcccagagcagcttcatcccctgaggggaatatcttgcagtgctcacacatcaagtctcccattcagatgcaaccagggcagacactgcttagctatggggacaagtcatgcttgctaccacaagaccagctctcctctccttggattGGCACATTGCTGAAAAATCCTAGGTTGACATGACGTGCTCTGCAAGAGTGTGCATGCTGGGGACTTCAGATTCTCATCAAAACTGCATCACAttaattgtgtgaaccagtcaCAATTATTTCTGCTAAATGAAATGCGAAAGCACATCCATCTCTTTCCTGCCTGGTTTCTCCTGGCACACTGTACAAGGAGGTGGGGAGCTTCATGTATGATTCTTATAAAGGGGCAAGGGTGCTCTTGGTAGCTAGAGTATTGTCATTTGAGTTCCCAGTGTTCTTAGCAAAGAATATGTACTAAGCAGGCTGGTGCTGCAGTATTCCCTGAAAGACTATACAATATGTGAACATGCatattcatgtttttatatttgctgCTTTAAAGGTGTCTGTATCTCCTTCTGTTGAATGATTTGAAGATAGTAATACGAAGTGCCATTTAGGTCCCagtgaaaggaaacaaaaagtggCAACATTTCTCTGTCTTATCTCCAATCACCTTTAGTATTTTTAATGAAGTCTCAACGTTTATTCCTTCAGAGGGTGCAGTGTATTAAGACTGTAAGCTTTAAGCTTTAAGACacttttagcctgctttccagtaggcttataagatcacccggcattctgtgtgtgtgtcccctagaccagcctggaccaatgtgaaccaaattgggtacagttgtagggacacctcaacggcattgtttgtgataatatcatccaccctgatccaatatgGTAGACACATAAACTtatgaggcgcaagtgggctaacctttaAACTGCTTaaaccatttaaaccaaattaggtacagttgtagtgagtgacacatagggacacctcgatggtgtagtttgtgatgatgtcatccaccctgatccaagatagtgGGCGAATGAACAGTTGAGGTGCAAGAGACCTAACCTGTggacctctatttgaaccaaatttagtccagttgtagagacagtgaaaagaaaggaagctga of the Hemicordylus capensis ecotype Gifberg chromosome 3, rHemCap1.1.pri, whole genome shotgun sequence genome contains:
- the CRYBG3 gene encoding very large A-kinase anchor protein isoform X1, producing MSGGSSRRRTGASWHSSFSRLFTRSPSKEQQEGAKAAQQQQQQQGARSFEAKEDVSIVCQRKDSNPLPELLKISVCENKNLSTEELSRSTTQEELKKANSLPSLAHEGKSANNDRQIKEGFFQYLGSLFGIASKSSWKETEQSSLRQRTGNDFASPASHHESGHIEPPVPEIFVISTPGSTQGESNKDEETNVVKSSTSGSQEAQEQPVGASAKTECELVAPAVTYATYRGSARIKQLIKKQAELEQAKEIPTSINGPNVKNKKNQTETLPNLESIAIKRGSSLKRNSKPETNNDKKDTQANIYLAERDLEKNYQDVLGSTEHKDLKNNITLLTDMEIIKNCIEELVSVKHVSVSNTPEVNRNLLLEPVLLPKESNSSSQNIDPVRMGSADSRLVEKGEEMLGEIQMQLQTNNATIVGLQKEMHFCAFSNTETKEIMHSEFLSHPKAESGINEQQLLQDKCSCDHWSEDKFQIKTGGQTAYLNSTVGTVQPGRNKVSRNEDSDTHTVTCVPPYEEVLLDVEHSKASKVISRADLPTSAQFTETVQDVDILCESSPKNEDVTELVVPRGIQNSPNCTTISEIGTKKCIMENSTVPSIEVDYVETTKALPDATEIKSASTTTSSVKYENAKSHLICASLETEYASTDKAPPVDGISFILEAKDGSCLHHTHTDQDESLVKTSNFDISLPLLENKNPLELEKTKLINNTESATMAKHIPSLLKNTETFMAKSPVVSAENNDLLVHEMRNHSEEKTALASFEIKEVSTITLAPPTSPSEDECLPKGSPPAVKPDNNCSAILSSSVFALANNSFVFEDNISLDNMTKLVPNSEDESLLDIPGLLSDKQEATNRAGRSISVIASAGADYIKICSSVSTCENMQAVKKKEVFGHWDPLSAADFGSVDSESFLESGEVLEIKVPSGPPEMANIRTGTLPCSEETKDTALSCSMRSGISLVKENLPFPTVDCVFTCKPVSPTTACSKITAKCSPVCEIIDVALNNIDSLPFNSEVNKGKISPEYESSRPLFGSISETVCQAPFLTPVAYNVEDIEPVKMVLDVALTAEEEKEHSSALGQANRHYLAAATSETPVEIDAQAITALFTKSSSQFSEEALKDVETGKQVQIKSQVLTVLFKKADEIVDAVLHLATEEIRSKQAAGVCQTNNIKDSLLGTSLQKDQKTQKMLPESKEIQLRNSSLKHYSESCIGKLPKSKRKDIVGTDNQDEKIQFDIVDKIDLDSSIALKAKEIIDDVINAAKQKLACDQQEEHLGKDLSQSMALGSKTEASERLTADGELTAKLPKIIEAPLHLNPLSQAVTHNVMCKHEVTNSSSPLYVNSKDDSGGVPNVLAYQIRGELSDSRDRIETSTAEIGNGKNSKGISETTHVADDADSTTKYHLYAVNGEAVMTEEQLPSCPTVPANVPSFNSNVNVHICLSSKSKGECDILGKLGSSVGRELPQCICKEVEVAAVVTEEPHEKCYEIDSEMGYDKMKEACAIPQDTNGLSPQFSISESSVMNNSAKIDLNADFACEEAALTRPGLAMSDVLKENYLENLDGENSPKWFAASPPKEWGCNSSFTILYEGALQDESFTFSTEKPEHPFSPLPDLSPDNIQHLLVCETAKSKFASVQPYEESSQLNEILDNTCSESFMAVEAKRCRVYPFSLSPIYEDDSSQEDLLSTDVSPGCPSEKSRDGSNYSLSVLSLLQSVSERLKTNNHCCEEEEELAEEDRLEYEKEVCIPSHLLENSSTEISENIHERNWLSRHSKIFSSEACSSEKALSFSSIQSASSDPSLTLVTKPFSKSLYYDYLQSARSYSGDKGTRFGSHLLPRDQQPEDDDLQQLSAFQVHPLDKDRFKWNPRPGKMVISDDPGNKNKHEIYHDVLDATAWVFAKAALIRVVRGCWILYEKPNLQGQKYALEEGEKVLNNIWNPHSEKHQENFTIGSIRQVEKNCSIPEIELYPQAGTDQFPIYTQSSVANLEELGVQNPTLSVKAGIWLAYSDVNYKGEVMVLEENHSPGEISAADVKSFRPLKMGGLKVQMPMNIKLMIYEKPHFGGWCKELSENVDCVPTLFRNADDFQGIGSVHVIGGIWVAYEKERYKGQQYLLEEGEYEDWQSWGGVNSILLSFRFLQADFMESKITLFEMDEENGKLLEIVNQEIPDLEQAGFGLVTRSVSVKCGVWVAYEQKYFCGEQYILEKGKYKCFFDWGGSSETIMSIRPIKLEPLGNHEPTHWLKAFSKTHFQGKCIDFTTEVAEFTSFTPCSFKVLRGCWLLHYQGETADNQCVLEEDLYTDLASCGCPAATVKSLKPIEYVFAEPFISLFALDNCEGRELHLQEASSSVLNKDLHFLTQSVWVRSGLWIAYEGSNFLGKQLLLKPSRISNWTQLSGWKVIGSIRPVKQPAVYFRIKNRSQDKYITVAGNLMDARAASVCLAPLNGKNTQIWRYNCGLIKSKVNDACLDVIGGRDAPGAKVALWVEHGKPRQKWTLNKDGTINSYLSDQLVLDIKGGYYYDRNYIIVNQRETSEYTQRWDFEIL